Proteins from a single region of Oenanthe melanoleuca isolate GR-GAL-2019-014 chromosome 12, OMel1.0, whole genome shotgun sequence:
- the SEMA3F gene encoding semaphorin-3F isoform X2, which yields MPVVGVLLWATLLTLGWRAAHPKDHGFATPRVQLSFKELKATGTAHFFNFLLNSSDYRILLKDEDHDRMYVGSKDYVLSLDLHDINREPLIIHWPASQQRIEECILSGKNSNGECGNFIRLIQPWNRTHLYVCGTGAYNPICAFVNRGRKAQDYIFYLEPDKLESGKGKCSYDPKVDTVSALINEELYAGVYIDFMGTDAAIFRTMGKQTAMRTDQYNSRWLNDPAFVRAQLIPDSSERNDDKLYFFFREKSADAPLSPGVYSRIGRICLNDDGGHCCLVNKWSTFLKARLVCSVPGPDGIETHFDELQDVFIQQTQDTKNPVIYAVFSASGSVFKGSAVCVYSMADIRMVFNGPFAHKEGPNYQWMPYTGKMPYPRPGTCPGGTFTPSMKSTKDYPDEVINFMRAHPLMYHAVYPTHRQPLVVRTNVNYRFTTVAVDQVDAADGRYEVLFLGTDRGTVQKVIVLPRDDMETEELMLEEIEVFKVPAPIKTMTISSKRQQLYVSSAVGVTHLALHRCDVYGEACADCCLARDPYCAWDGSACTRYSASSKRRSRRQDVRHGNPIRQCRGYNSNANKNTVEAVQYGVEGSTAFLECQPRSPQASVKWLLQKDNSDRRKELRVEGRVLRTEQGLLLRALQLSDSGLYSCTATENNFKHTVTKVQLRVLSSRAVHAVLVQAETPLGLPGAPTPRYQDLLQLLSQPEMGLLDQYCQGYWRHTASSPPQPLAGLKAKEQQDQKKPRNRRNHQPETYGHT from the exons ATGCCCGTGGTCGGTGTCCTCCTCTGGGCCACCCTGCTGACTCTGGGCTGGCGGGCTGCCCATCCCAAGGACCACGGCTTCGCCACCCCCAGGGTGCAGCTCTCCTTCAAAG AGCTGAAGGCGACGGGCACAGCACACTTCTTCAACTTCCTCCTCAACTCCAGCGACTACCGCATCCTGCTGAAGGACGAGGACCACGACCGCATGTACGTGGGCAGCAAGGACTACGTGCTGTCGCTGGACCTGCACGACATCAACCGCGAGCCCCTCATC ATCCATTGGCCCGCGTCCCAGCAGAGGATCGAGGAGTGCATCCTGTCAGGCAAGAACAGCAAT gGGGAGTGTGGCAACTTCATCCGCCTGATCCAGCCCTGGAACCGGACTCACCTCTACGTGTGTGGCACTGGCGCCTACAACCCCATCTGTGCCTTCGTCAACCGCGGGCGCAAAGCCCAG GATTATATCTTCTACTTGGAGCCAGACAAGCTGGAGTCGGGCAAGGGGAAGTGCTCCTATGATCCCAAAGTAGATACTGTCTCTGCATTAATAA ATGAAGAACTTTATGCTGGTGTCTACATCGACTTCATGGGCACGGACGCAGCCATCTTCCGCACCATGGGCAAGCAGACAGCCATGAGGACAGACCAGTACAACTCCCGCTGGCTCAATG ACCCAGCCTTTGTCCGTGCCCAGCTCATCCCAGACAGCAGCGAGAGGAATGATGACAAGCTCTACTTTTTCTTCCGAGAGAAGTCAGCTGATGCCCCGCTGAGTCCTGGGGTCTATTCCCGCATCGGGCGCATCTGCCTG AATGACGACGGGGGCCACTGCTGCCTTGTGAACAAGTGGAGCACCTTCCTGAAGGCGCGGCTGGTCTGCTCCGTGCCGGGACCCGATGGAATTGAAACGCACTTCGATGAGCTCC AGGACGTCTTCATCCAGCAGACTCAGGACACCAAGAACCCGGTTATCTACGCTGTGTTCTCGGCTTCGGG GTCGGTCTTCAaaggctctgctgtgtgtgtctACTCGATGGCTGACATCCGCATGGTCTTCAACGGGCCCTTTGCCCACAAGGAGGGACCCAACTACCAGTGGATGCCCTACACAGGAAAAATGCCCTACCCTCGTCCGGGCACT tgccctgggggGACCTTCACCCCCTCCATGAAGTCGACCAAGGACTACCCCGACGAGGTGATCAACTTCATGCGCGCGCACCCGCTGATGTACCACGCCGTGTACCCCACGCACCGCCAGCCGCTGGTGGTGCGCACCAACGTCAACTACCGCTTCACCACCGTGGCCGTGGACCAGGTGGACGCGGCGGACGGGCGCTATGAGGTGCTTTTCCTGGGCACAG ATCGGGGCACCGTGCAGAAGGTCATTGTGCTCCCTCGGGATGACATGGAGACAGAGGAGCTCATGCTGGAGGAGATTGAAGTGTTCAAG GTGCCAGCACCCATCAAGACGATGACCATCTCCTCCAAGAGG CAACAGCTGTACGTGTCCTCGGCCGTGGGCGTGACGCACCTGGCGCTGCACCGCTGTGACGTGTACGGAGAAGCCTGTGCTGACTGCTGCCTGGCGCGGGACCCCTACTGCGCCTGGGACGGCAGCGCCTGCACCCGCTACTCCGCCTCCTCCAAGAG GCGGAGCCGGCGGCAGGACGTGCGGCACGGCAACCCCATCCGGCAGTGCCGCGGCTACAACTCCAATG CTAACAAGAACACAGTGGAGGCCGTGCAGTACGGTgtggagggcagcacagccttccTGGAATGCCAGCCCCGCTCGCCCCAGGCCAGCGTcaagtggctgctgcagaaggacAACAGCGACCGGCGGAAAGAG ctgcgGGTGGAGGGCCGGGTGCTGCGCACGGAGCAGGGCTTGCTGCTGCGCGCCCTGCAGCTCAGCGACAGCGGCCTCTACTCCTGCACCGCCACCGAGAACAACTTCAAGCACACGGTGACCAAGGTGCAGCTCCGCGTGCTCAGCAGCCGCGCCGTCCACGCCGTGCTGGTCCAGGCAGAGACCCCCCTCGGCCTGCCGGGTGCCCCCACGCCCCGCTACCaggacctgctgcagctgctcagccagcCCGAAATGGGACTCCTGGACCAGTACTGCCAGGGCTACTGGCGGCACACGGCCTCCAGCCCCCCGCAGCCGCTGGCTGGCCTCaaagccaaggagcagcaggaccagaAGAAGCCTCGGAACCGCCGGAATCACCAGCCAGAGACCTATGGGCATACATGA
- the SEMA3F gene encoding semaphorin-3F isoform X1: MPVVGVLLWATLLTLGWRAAHPKDHGFATPRVQLSFKELKATGTAHFFNFLLNSSDYRILLKDEDHDRMYVGSKDYVLSLDLHDINREPLIIHWPASQQRIEECILSGKNSNGECGNFIRLIQPWNRTHLYVCGTGAYNPICAFVNRGRKAQGFPSSQPGGRESRSTASPLSPRPAQSKDYIFYLEPDKLESGKGKCSYDPKVDTVSALINEELYAGVYIDFMGTDAAIFRTMGKQTAMRTDQYNSRWLNDPAFVRAQLIPDSSERNDDKLYFFFREKSADAPLSPGVYSRIGRICLNDDGGHCCLVNKWSTFLKARLVCSVPGPDGIETHFDELQDVFIQQTQDTKNPVIYAVFSASGSVFKGSAVCVYSMADIRMVFNGPFAHKEGPNYQWMPYTGKMPYPRPGTCPGGTFTPSMKSTKDYPDEVINFMRAHPLMYHAVYPTHRQPLVVRTNVNYRFTTVAVDQVDAADGRYEVLFLGTDRGTVQKVIVLPRDDMETEELMLEEIEVFKVPAPIKTMTISSKRQQLYVSSAVGVTHLALHRCDVYGEACADCCLARDPYCAWDGSACTRYSASSKRRSRRQDVRHGNPIRQCRGYNSNANKNTVEAVQYGVEGSTAFLECQPRSPQASVKWLLQKDNSDRRKELRVEGRVLRTEQGLLLRALQLSDSGLYSCTATENNFKHTVTKVQLRVLSSRAVHAVLVQAETPLGLPGAPTPRYQDLLQLLSQPEMGLLDQYCQGYWRHTASSPPQPLAGLKAKEQQDQKKPRNRRNHQPETYGHT, from the exons ATGCCCGTGGTCGGTGTCCTCCTCTGGGCCACCCTGCTGACTCTGGGCTGGCGGGCTGCCCATCCCAAGGACCACGGCTTCGCCACCCCCAGGGTGCAGCTCTCCTTCAAAG AGCTGAAGGCGACGGGCACAGCACACTTCTTCAACTTCCTCCTCAACTCCAGCGACTACCGCATCCTGCTGAAGGACGAGGACCACGACCGCATGTACGTGGGCAGCAAGGACTACGTGCTGTCGCTGGACCTGCACGACATCAACCGCGAGCCCCTCATC ATCCATTGGCCCGCGTCCCAGCAGAGGATCGAGGAGTGCATCCTGTCAGGCAAGAACAGCAAT gGGGAGTGTGGCAACTTCATCCGCCTGATCCAGCCCTGGAACCGGACTCACCTCTACGTGTGTGGCACTGGCGCCTACAACCCCATCTGTGCCTTCGTCAACCGCGGGCGCAAAGCCCAG ggGTTCCCGTCGAGCCAGCCGGGAGGCCGGGAAAGCAGATCCACCGCCAGCCCCCTCAGCCCGAgaccagcacagagcaag GATTATATCTTCTACTTGGAGCCAGACAAGCTGGAGTCGGGCAAGGGGAAGTGCTCCTATGATCCCAAAGTAGATACTGTCTCTGCATTAATAA ATGAAGAACTTTATGCTGGTGTCTACATCGACTTCATGGGCACGGACGCAGCCATCTTCCGCACCATGGGCAAGCAGACAGCCATGAGGACAGACCAGTACAACTCCCGCTGGCTCAATG ACCCAGCCTTTGTCCGTGCCCAGCTCATCCCAGACAGCAGCGAGAGGAATGATGACAAGCTCTACTTTTTCTTCCGAGAGAAGTCAGCTGATGCCCCGCTGAGTCCTGGGGTCTATTCCCGCATCGGGCGCATCTGCCTG AATGACGACGGGGGCCACTGCTGCCTTGTGAACAAGTGGAGCACCTTCCTGAAGGCGCGGCTGGTCTGCTCCGTGCCGGGACCCGATGGAATTGAAACGCACTTCGATGAGCTCC AGGACGTCTTCATCCAGCAGACTCAGGACACCAAGAACCCGGTTATCTACGCTGTGTTCTCGGCTTCGGG GTCGGTCTTCAaaggctctgctgtgtgtgtctACTCGATGGCTGACATCCGCATGGTCTTCAACGGGCCCTTTGCCCACAAGGAGGGACCCAACTACCAGTGGATGCCCTACACAGGAAAAATGCCCTACCCTCGTCCGGGCACT tgccctgggggGACCTTCACCCCCTCCATGAAGTCGACCAAGGACTACCCCGACGAGGTGATCAACTTCATGCGCGCGCACCCGCTGATGTACCACGCCGTGTACCCCACGCACCGCCAGCCGCTGGTGGTGCGCACCAACGTCAACTACCGCTTCACCACCGTGGCCGTGGACCAGGTGGACGCGGCGGACGGGCGCTATGAGGTGCTTTTCCTGGGCACAG ATCGGGGCACCGTGCAGAAGGTCATTGTGCTCCCTCGGGATGACATGGAGACAGAGGAGCTCATGCTGGAGGAGATTGAAGTGTTCAAG GTGCCAGCACCCATCAAGACGATGACCATCTCCTCCAAGAGG CAACAGCTGTACGTGTCCTCGGCCGTGGGCGTGACGCACCTGGCGCTGCACCGCTGTGACGTGTACGGAGAAGCCTGTGCTGACTGCTGCCTGGCGCGGGACCCCTACTGCGCCTGGGACGGCAGCGCCTGCACCCGCTACTCCGCCTCCTCCAAGAG GCGGAGCCGGCGGCAGGACGTGCGGCACGGCAACCCCATCCGGCAGTGCCGCGGCTACAACTCCAATG CTAACAAGAACACAGTGGAGGCCGTGCAGTACGGTgtggagggcagcacagccttccTGGAATGCCAGCCCCGCTCGCCCCAGGCCAGCGTcaagtggctgctgcagaaggacAACAGCGACCGGCGGAAAGAG ctgcgGGTGGAGGGCCGGGTGCTGCGCACGGAGCAGGGCTTGCTGCTGCGCGCCCTGCAGCTCAGCGACAGCGGCCTCTACTCCTGCACCGCCACCGAGAACAACTTCAAGCACACGGTGACCAAGGTGCAGCTCCGCGTGCTCAGCAGCCGCGCCGTCCACGCCGTGCTGGTCCAGGCAGAGACCCCCCTCGGCCTGCCGGGTGCCCCCACGCCCCGCTACCaggacctgctgcagctgctcagccagcCCGAAATGGGACTCCTGGACCAGTACTGCCAGGGCTACTGGCGGCACACGGCCTCCAGCCCCCCGCAGCCGCTGGCTGGCCTCaaagccaaggagcagcaggaccagaAGAAGCCTCGGAACCGCCGGAATCACCAGCCAGAGACCTATGGGCATACATGA